A single Sphingomonas kaistensis DNA region contains:
- a CDS encoding Flp family type IVb pilin: protein MTFINMLRDESGASAAEYALILAIVGTGIAAAALFLGGEVSRAMNGAGDRICADPDGADESICRDGATPAA from the coding sequence ATGACGTTCATCAACATGCTTCGTGACGAATCCGGCGCCTCGGCGGCGGAATATGCGCTGATCCTCGCGATCGTCGGCACCGGCATTGCGGCAGCCGCTCTATTCCTCGGTGGCGAAGTGAGCCGGGCAATGAATGGCGCTGGCGACAGGATTTGCGCCGATCCTGATGGCGCGGATGAAAGCATCTGTCGCGATGGCGCCACTCCGGCGGCGTAA
- a CDS encoding TadE/TadG family type IV pilus assembly protein codes for MSRATLFRSETGATAAEFALVVPLLILFLFGIIDVGRLMWELNQAEKATQMGVRYAVVSDPVASVINTDFVGDFSIPGGDPVPSDVFEKAVCDNAACEVSGEATSDHDSTAFGNIVSWMQRFDGRVQPANVTVTYTNVGLGYSGNPTGPDVSPLTTVEVSGLSFSPIILFGGTLPLPSVRASLTMEDGECSVTGDCNGSN; via the coding sequence ATGAGCCGCGCCACCCTGTTCCGATCCGAAACCGGCGCCACGGCTGCCGAATTCGCGCTCGTTGTTCCGCTGCTGATCCTGTTCCTGTTCGGGATCATCGATGTCGGCCGGCTGATGTGGGAATTGAACCAGGCCGAGAAAGCAACGCAAATGGGCGTTCGCTATGCGGTGGTCAGCGATCCGGTGGCGAGCGTCATCAACACCGATTTCGTCGGCGACTTCTCCATTCCCGGCGGCGACCCGGTGCCATCCGATGTGTTCGAAAAGGCGGTCTGCGACAATGCCGCCTGCGAGGTCTCGGGCGAGGCCACCAGCGATCACGATTCGACCGCGTTCGGAAACATCGTGAGCTGGATGCAGCGCTTCGACGGGCGGGTCCAACCAGCCAATGTTACGGTGACCTACACCAATGTCGGTCTTGGCTATTCGGGCAATCCGACCGGTCCTGACGTCTCGCCGCTGACCACCGTTGAAGTGAGCGGGCTCAGCTTTTCGCCCATCATCCTGTTCGGAGGAACCCTGCCGCTGCCGTCGGTCCGGGCCTCGCTGACGATGGAAGATGGGGAATGCTCGGTCACCGGAGATTGCAATGGGTCAAACTAG
- a CDS encoding pilus assembly protein TadG-related protein — MLRTLKRLGSDETAATASVVALSLVGLITAGGLAFDYARMATLDTELQNAADQAALAAASQLDGEAGACTRAVAAAREVVTNQTRMANDGDGLPVTIADSGVCDSDGEGITDDDAASVRFFLDKRAETPAENVTEARYVQVTVDSRRANYALTPIVGLLSSGDLSARARAGLGTALCKVPPLMICPPSGSASTDWNALRGVGIRAVSNTGPNWAPGAFGFIGPNDAGSTQIGMAFENPVFQCQEINSEQPVDAGQPAPAIVALNTRFDMYGMSGGAGNVLTPCLGSSCPPALNVTKDYIKKDGASCGVRNGHNDSNDAWHLPDATQRFWPRAKLATDTALTPIHDTSRSSAPQAMGLPRDNCHYTSYNSACTGGRFGNGAWARGDYFNKYHAGRIPTSSTDPSRNAATMTRYETYLWEIENSYFAPAGSATDKQHSQPVCNMTTPDPARDRRVLQVAVASNCSSLRGSSRPVEVGKWVNMFLVEPGSSPARGNGDGGNEIYLEVIGEVEAGGASAQVIRRDTPFLVR; from the coding sequence GTGCTTCGAACTCTGAAGCGCTTAGGGTCGGACGAAACGGCGGCAACGGCCTCGGTCGTCGCGCTATCGCTCGTCGGCCTGATCACTGCGGGAGGACTGGCCTTTGATTATGCCCGCATGGCGACCCTCGATACCGAATTGCAGAATGCGGCGGACCAGGCCGCGCTTGCGGCGGCAAGCCAGCTCGACGGTGAAGCCGGCGCCTGCACCCGTGCCGTCGCGGCCGCGCGAGAGGTCGTGACCAATCAGACCCGGATGGCCAATGACGGCGACGGATTGCCGGTCACCATCGCCGATTCCGGTGTCTGCGACAGCGACGGCGAGGGGATCACCGACGACGACGCCGCGAGCGTCCGCTTCTTCCTCGACAAGCGCGCGGAAACACCGGCGGAAAATGTCACCGAAGCCAGGTATGTCCAGGTCACGGTGGACAGCCGGCGTGCCAATTATGCCCTGACGCCGATCGTCGGGCTGCTCTCTTCCGGGGACTTGTCGGCGCGGGCCCGCGCCGGGCTCGGTACCGCCTTGTGCAAGGTTCCGCCGCTGATGATATGCCCGCCCAGCGGAAGCGCCTCGACCGACTGGAACGCCCTTCGCGGCGTGGGTATCCGGGCGGTGTCGAACACCGGCCCGAACTGGGCACCGGGCGCTTTCGGCTTCATCGGTCCGAACGATGCCGGCTCGACACAGATCGGGATGGCGTTCGAAAATCCGGTCTTCCAATGCCAGGAAATCAACAGCGAGCAGCCGGTCGATGCGGGTCAACCGGCGCCGGCGATTGTCGCCCTGAATACCCGCTTCGACATGTACGGCATGAGCGGCGGTGCGGGGAACGTCCTGACGCCATGCCTGGGCAGTTCGTGCCCGCCCGCGCTCAACGTCACCAAGGATTATATCAAGAAGGACGGGGCGAGCTGCGGAGTTCGCAATGGCCACAACGATTCCAACGATGCGTGGCATCTTCCCGATGCGACCCAGCGCTTCTGGCCGCGCGCCAAGCTGGCGACCGACACCGCGCTGACCCCCATCCACGACACGTCGCGCTCGTCAGCGCCGCAGGCGATGGGCCTGCCGCGCGATAATTGCCATTACACCAGCTACAATTCGGCCTGCACCGGTGGCCGGTTCGGGAACGGTGCCTGGGCACGCGGCGACTATTTCAACAAGTATCACGCAGGCCGCATCCCGACGAGTTCGACCGATCCCAGCCGCAACGCCGCCACCATGACGCGCTACGAAACCTACCTGTGGGAGATCGAAAACAGCTATTTCGCGCCGGCGGGAAGCGCCACGGACAAGCAGCACAGCCAACCGGTCTGCAACATGACGACCCCCGATCCGGCGCGGGACCGTCGCGTGCTTCAGGTCGCCGTGGCCAGCAACTGCTCGTCGCTGCGCGGTTCGTCGCGGCCCGTCGAGGTCGGCAAATGGGTCAACATGTTCCTGGTCGAACCGGGATCGAGCCCGGCTCGCGGCAATGGCGACGGGGGCAATGAAATCTATCTCGAAGTCATCGGTGAAGTCGAAGCGGGCGGGGCGTCGGCACAGGTGATCCGGCGCGACACGCCGTTCCTGGTGCGCTGA
- a CDS encoding type II secretion system F family protein, with product MLELLAQNPIARISLLVLLFSAVGTAAYAMVNWTSARRDLRRRLEPAGGPLPSVLAQGHSLRGDQTRSAWNKIIERVERSGLSLADTNDRELRQKLAAAGFSNPVAPRVYTLVRLMLVVLLPALVLFVHWMAADGAGMIALYVQAMIAALLGLYVPALVVRAKGDRRRQALVNGFPDALDLMLVCVEAGLGLEAAFTKVGQEMVHSHPLIAEQLSQLVLELRAGRSREDALRRLADRAGVDEIRAFSTLLIQSTKLGSSVGQTLRIYAAEMREKRRMRAEEKAHRLPVLLSIPLVACMLPVMIGVLMLPAAIRVIRTIIPAMQGAS from the coding sequence ATGCTCGAACTTCTGGCGCAAAACCCGATCGCGCGCATCAGCCTGCTGGTGCTGCTGTTCTCCGCGGTGGGCACGGCCGCTTATGCGATGGTGAACTGGACATCGGCACGGCGTGATCTGCGCAGGCGGCTTGAACCCGCAGGAGGACCGCTGCCTTCCGTCCTGGCGCAAGGCCACAGCCTTCGCGGGGATCAGACGCGAAGCGCGTGGAACAAGATCATCGAAAGGGTCGAGCGCTCCGGTCTCAGCCTCGCCGACACCAACGACCGGGAGCTTCGCCAGAAACTCGCGGCGGCCGGCTTCAGCAATCCGGTCGCGCCGCGCGTTTACACGCTGGTCCGGCTGATGCTGGTGGTCCTCCTCCCTGCCCTCGTGCTGTTCGTGCACTGGATGGCCGCCGACGGGGCCGGCATGATCGCGCTGTACGTGCAGGCGATGATCGCGGCCTTGCTCGGGCTTTACGTCCCGGCCCTGGTGGTGCGGGCCAAAGGCGATCGCCGCCGGCAGGCCCTGGTGAACGGGTTTCCCGATGCCCTCGACCTCATGCTGGTGTGCGTCGAGGCCGGATTGGGGCTCGAAGCCGCTTTCACCAAGGTCGGTCAGGAAATGGTTCACTCCCATCCGCTGATCGCAGAACAATTGAGCCAGCTGGTGCTCGAACTCAGGGCCGGACGAAGCCGCGAGGATGCGCTTCGCCGTCTTGCCGACCGCGCCGGGGTGGACGAGATACGAGCCTTTTCGACCCTGTTGATCCAGTCGACCAAACTCGGCTCGTCGGTCGGCCAAACCCTGCGGATCTACGCCGCCGAGATGCGCGAAAAACGTCGCATGCGCGCTGAGGAGAAGGCGCATCGCCTTCCCGTTTTGCTGTCGATCCCGCTGGTCGCCTGCATGCTTCCGGTGATGATCGGCGTGCTGATGCTGCCGGCGGCCATTCGGGTCATTCGCACGATCATTCCAGCGATGCAGGGGGCAAGCTGA
- a CDS encoding DUF2569 domain-containing protein, with the protein MQFFHHPLVRHTQSKLHARSLTLLAGLEGNLGRIALWWMGTIAAAAALRIAISPLQSVQPISVAPYLLLICAPVTSFFLALRWFAEGPAMPQPRIRLARIGRWRDVTPAEASRHPLHGTSGIMVSLLIGMLLNVPVRAVEYLVTMPAIPPAVPGWLAVLHNAMTMDVVIISSLYVIAFAMALRRSPMFPRFLAMVWIADIAAQMLIARTVMATDVPPGVAAALHDLLQGNLTKVMISAGLWLPYLLLSTRVNVTFRHRVPR; encoded by the coding sequence GTGCAATTCTTTCACCATCCGCTGGTGCGGCACACTCAGAGCAAGCTTCACGCCCGGTCGCTGACGCTGCTCGCGGGGTTGGAGGGCAACCTCGGCCGAATTGCGCTGTGGTGGATGGGTACGATAGCCGCCGCCGCGGCGCTCAGGATCGCGATCAGTCCGCTGCAATCGGTGCAACCGATCAGCGTCGCGCCCTACCTCCTTCTGATCTGCGCGCCGGTCACCAGTTTTTTCCTTGCCTTGCGCTGGTTTGCGGAGGGCCCGGCGATGCCGCAACCGCGCATTCGGCTGGCCCGGATCGGGCGCTGGCGCGACGTCACGCCGGCCGAAGCGAGCCGGCATCCTCTTCACGGCACCAGCGGGATCATGGTCAGCCTGCTGATCGGCATGCTTCTGAACGTCCCCGTTCGCGCCGTCGAATATCTGGTCACCATGCCGGCGATCCCACCGGCGGTGCCCGGCTGGCTGGCAGTGCTGCACAACGCGATGACGATGGACGTGGTGATCATCAGCAGCCTTTATGTGATCGCCTTTGCGATGGCGCTGCGACGGTCGCCGATGTTTCCGCGGTTTCTGGCAATGGTCTGGATCGCGGACATCGCGGCGCAGATGCTGATCGCGCGTACCGTGATGGCAACGGACGTGCCGCCGGGCGTGGCAGCGGCGTTGCACGACCTGCTTCAGGGCAATCTTACCAAAGTAATGATCAGCGCCGGTCTTTGGCTGCCGTATCTGCTGCTCTCGACGCGAGTGAACGTCACGTTTCGGCACAGGGTCCCGCGCTGA
- a CDS encoding type II and III secretion system protein family protein, which yields MAVKSLLAAVGTVALLLGASPVAAQVTSVSAADGMHAGELVVPVAKSQVLRTDRPFAKALIGNPEIADVLPLTSSSLYVLGKKTGTTSLTLYDRNNSLIAVMDVAVGPDVLGLRRQLSELIPASQIGARLSNDSIVLEGIVPSGPAADRAVQLASTYAPGKVVNLLSVGSSQQVMLEVRFSEVKRSALQQIGVSTFVGSDAGKLTGAIGGGAGLVGSGPPTLGAITDSFGIVSRTFRAFGTNFNLTLDALERKGAITTLAEPTLIALSGETANFLAGGEFPIPTVQGNGGGGTDTNGSRAITVEFKPFGVSLAFTPTVLADGVINLVVAPEVSSIDPSASVIINGLRVPGLQTRRAKSVVELRDGESFAMAGLIRKDFQDTIRQVPLLGSLPIIGTLFRSSGFQREETELVIIVTPRLVRPVLAGGLKAPTDRVQPPAPADLYFLGRTDTGVGPAPDVGVNNPPPTTGAGAGGMAARQAPAGPIGFEGDYGHVL from the coding sequence GTGGCCGTTAAGTCTTTGCTCGCGGCGGTCGGAACCGTCGCCCTGCTGCTGGGCGCAAGCCCCGTGGCGGCACAGGTCACCTCGGTCAGCGCGGCCGATGGCATGCACGCCGGCGAACTGGTGGTACCGGTCGCCAAAAGCCAGGTGCTCAGGACCGACCGTCCCTTTGCCAAGGCGCTGATCGGCAATCCGGAAATCGCCGACGTGCTGCCGCTGACCAGCAGCTCGCTCTATGTCCTGGGCAAGAAGACCGGCACGACCAGCCTTACCCTGTACGATCGCAACAACAGCCTGATCGCGGTAATGGACGTGGCTGTCGGCCCCGACGTGCTGGGTCTGCGCCGCCAATTGTCCGAGCTCATCCCCGCAAGCCAGATCGGAGCGCGGCTTTCCAACGATTCGATCGTGCTGGAAGGCATCGTCCCGAGTGGCCCTGCCGCCGATCGTGCGGTGCAGCTGGCCAGCACCTATGCCCCAGGCAAAGTGGTCAACCTGCTGTCGGTCGGATCGTCGCAGCAGGTCATGCTGGAAGTTCGATTTTCCGAGGTAAAACGATCGGCGCTGCAGCAGATCGGGGTCAGCACCTTTGTCGGTTCGGATGCCGGCAAGCTGACCGGCGCGATCGGGGGCGGCGCGGGGCTGGTGGGATCGGGCCCGCCGACGCTCGGCGCGATCACCGACAGCTTCGGCATTGTTTCGCGGACGTTCCGGGCGTTCGGGACCAATTTCAACCTCACTCTCGACGCGCTGGAGCGCAAAGGCGCGATCACCACGCTCGCCGAGCCGACCTTGATCGCTTTGTCGGGTGAGACCGCCAATTTCCTGGCCGGCGGCGAATTTCCCATTCCCACGGTTCAGGGGAACGGTGGCGGCGGCACCGACACCAACGGAAGCCGCGCCATTACCGTCGAATTCAAGCCGTTCGGGGTCAGCCTCGCCTTTACCCCGACGGTGCTGGCAGATGGGGTAATCAACCTGGTGGTCGCGCCGGAGGTAAGTTCGATCGATCCTTCGGCGTCGGTGATCATCAACGGGCTTCGCGTCCCGGGGCTGCAGACCCGCCGGGCCAAATCGGTCGTCGAACTGCGCGACGGGGAAAGCTTCGCCATGGCCGGGCTGATCCGCAAGGATTTCCAGGACACCATCCGCCAGGTGCCCCTGCTCGGCTCACTGCCGATCATCGGTACTCTGTTCCGGTCAAGCGGCTTTCAGCGCGAGGAAACCGAACTGGTGATCATCGTCACGCCGCGGCTGGTGCGTCCGGTGCTCGCGGGCGGTCTCAAGGCGCCGACCGACCGGGTTCAGCCACCTGCTCCCGCCGACCTTTATTTCCTCGGGCGCACCGACACCGGCGTGGGGCCGGCGCCGGATGTCGGGGTTAACAATCCGCCGCCTACCACTGGTGCAGGCGCGGGCGGCATGGCGGCCAGGCAGGCACCCGCCGGACCAATCGGCTTTGAAGGGGATTACGGCCATGTCCTTTAG
- a CDS encoding type II secretion system F family protein, with translation MTDDLLRVLILVLVFAAVLLVVEVLLGGYLRSRSKDRSVNQRLRMISHGVSRADTMSTLRRHNLDMVGKVPAPFQAIVRKLERTLLAAGLLIPTGRLLALIVLAPVLVMAVIILAMLAAGAPIGFGRLMLVGTFAAVVGSLIPLMLLSRRAQARRKKMQEQFPVALDVFVRGLRAGHPVAAALDLLTVEMPDPIGSQFGLVVDEVTYGAELRDSLAALAERWDLDDMRMFVVSLSVQHETGGNLAEILENLSRVIRDRHSMLMKVRALSSEGRMTAVILTLLPVLTFGGLFLLNAKFYLQVADDPMFVPGFAALVLLYCIGFVTIRRMVDLKV, from the coding sequence ATGACCGACGATCTGCTGCGCGTGCTGATCTTGGTGCTGGTGTTCGCCGCCGTGCTCCTCGTCGTCGAGGTGTTGCTTGGCGGTTATCTGCGGTCGCGCAGCAAGGACCGGTCGGTCAACCAGCGTCTGCGGATGATCAGCCACGGCGTGTCGCGCGCCGATACGATGAGCACGCTGCGGCGGCACAATCTGGATATGGTCGGCAAGGTCCCCGCCCCGTTCCAGGCGATCGTCCGCAAGCTCGAGCGGACATTGCTCGCCGCCGGGCTTCTCATCCCGACGGGCCGCCTCTTGGCCCTGATCGTGCTTGCACCGGTGCTGGTCATGGCCGTCATCATCTTGGCCATGCTTGCGGCCGGCGCGCCGATCGGTTTCGGACGGCTGATGCTGGTCGGCACGTTCGCTGCGGTCGTCGGCTCCCTGATCCCGCTGATGCTGCTGAGCCGCCGGGCCCAGGCGCGGCGCAAGAAGATGCAGGAGCAATTTCCCGTTGCGCTTGATGTGTTCGTTCGGGGTCTTCGTGCGGGGCATCCGGTCGCCGCCGCGCTCGACCTATTGACGGTGGAAATGCCCGATCCGATCGGATCGCAATTCGGGCTCGTGGTCGACGAAGTGACCTATGGCGCCGAGCTTCGCGATTCCCTCGCCGCGCTGGCCGAACGCTGGGACCTCGACGACATGCGCATGTTCGTGGTCAGCTTGTCGGTGCAGCATGAGACCGGCGGCAACCTGGCCGAAATCCTGGAAAATCTCTCACGCGTGATCCGCGATCGCCACTCCATGCTGATGAAAGTGCGCGCGCTGTCGAGCGAAGGGCGCATGACGGCGGTCATTCTGACCCTTCTGCCGGTCCTTACGTTCGGCGGGCTCTTCCTGCTCAATGCCAAATTCTACCTGCAGGTGGCCGACGATCCGATGTTCGTGCCGGGCTTCGCGGCGCTAGTCCTCCTGTATTGCATCGGGTTCGTCACGATCCGGCGCATGGTCGATCTGAAGGTCTAG
- a CDS encoding CpaF family protein — MWQIRKREQQAAPAEAAALAPEEARVAPFAERRLMNVGDAGAFANRDSNTELKVELHQRLLDLINLAALESMSRAQIEDEIGELIQEEIAKQNHALNQIERRQLVDDVLDELLGLGPLEPLLKDPTITDILVNGHNRIFVERYGSLEASSARFKDDRHLIRIIQKIVSAVGRRVDESSPLVDARLADGSRVNAVVPPLAIDGPLLSIRKFAKVPISMDRLVEIGSVPQAIAEVLQAIVKSRRNVLISGGTGSGKTTMLNAMSAYIDGRERIVTIEDSAELQLQQAHVARLETRPPNTEGKGEIAQRDLVKNALRMRPDRIIVGEVRAGEAFDMLQAMNTGHDGSMTTVHANTARDAVSRIEQMIGMSGIDIPARSARAQIASAINIVLQLVRLSDGRRRLISVSEITGMEGEVVTMQEIFRFRQTGRAADGEVLGRFEATGIRPRFLDDAISHGIMLSPDLFRPEVSFEP; from the coding sequence ATGTGGCAGATACGCAAAAGGGAACAGCAGGCCGCACCGGCGGAAGCGGCAGCGCTGGCGCCGGAAGAAGCGAGGGTTGCCCCGTTCGCCGAACGGCGGCTGATGAATGTCGGCGATGCCGGCGCGTTCGCGAACCGCGATTCCAACACCGAACTCAAGGTCGAGCTTCATCAGCGGCTGCTCGACCTCATCAACCTGGCCGCGCTCGAAAGCATGTCGCGCGCGCAGATCGAGGATGAGATCGGCGAGCTCATCCAGGAAGAAATCGCCAAGCAGAACCATGCGCTGAACCAGATCGAACGGCGGCAACTGGTTGATGACGTCCTTGATGAATTGCTGGGCCTGGGTCCGCTAGAACCCTTGCTCAAGGATCCGACGATTACCGACATCCTCGTCAACGGTCACAACCGTATCTTCGTGGAACGCTACGGTTCGCTCGAAGCGAGCTCTGCGCGATTCAAGGACGACCGGCATCTGATCCGGATCATCCAGAAGATCGTTTCGGCGGTCGGCCGGCGGGTGGATGAAAGCTCGCCGCTGGTGGACGCTCGGCTGGCGGACGGCAGCCGAGTCAATGCGGTGGTCCCGCCGCTCGCCATCGACGGCCCGCTGCTGTCCATCCGCAAGTTCGCCAAGGTGCCGATTTCGATGGACCGCTTGGTCGAGATCGGATCGGTTCCCCAGGCAATTGCCGAAGTGCTGCAGGCGATCGTCAAATCGCGCCGCAACGTGCTCATCTCAGGGGGCACGGGGTCCGGCAAGACGACCATGCTCAATGCGATGTCGGCCTATATCGACGGCCGCGAACGCATCGTGACCATCGAAGACAGCGCCGAACTGCAGCTTCAGCAGGCGCATGTGGCGCGGCTCGAAACGCGCCCGCCCAATACTGAAGGCAAGGGCGAGATTGCTCAGCGCGACCTCGTCAAGAACGCGCTTCGCATGCGGCCCGACCGGATCATCGTCGGCGAAGTCCGCGCAGGCGAAGCCTTCGACATGCTGCAGGCGATGAATACCGGCCATGACGGGTCGATGACGACCGTCCACGCCAACACCGCGCGCGACGCGGTATCCCGCATCGAACAGATGATCGGCATGTCGGGCATCGACATTCCGGCCCGCTCGGCCCGCGCGCAAATCGCCTCGGCGATCAATATCGTCCTGCAACTGGTGCGCCTGTCAGACGGCCGCCGCCGCCTCATCAGCGTGTCGGAGATCACCGGCATGGAAGGCGAGGTCGTGACCATGCAGGAAATCTTCCGCTTCCGGCAGACCGGTCGCGCGGCTGACGGCGAGGTTCTGGGGCGGTTCGAAGCGACGGGTATTCGCCCGCGGTTCCTCGACGATGCCATCAGCCACGGCATCATGCTGTCGCCCGATCTGTTCCGGCCCGAAGTGAGCTTCGAGCCATGA
- a CDS encoding TadE/TadG family type IV pilus assembly protein — MKVLGRFLACERGAAAAEMAMVTPLLLILMFGALETGKFFLDEHVVVKAVRDGARFAARQNFASMPCDDAAVNEQAIKNQVRLGEPAVTDTSRPRLSYWTDDSTIAVTIECHDNEADADGVRTYAGLYNGRDDVPYVTVSATVPYQPLARLIGLDFAGLSVTASNQAPVVGI; from the coding sequence ATGAAGGTTTTGGGGCGCTTTCTTGCGTGTGAGCGCGGCGCCGCCGCCGCCGAGATGGCGATGGTCACGCCCTTGCTGTTGATCCTGATGTTCGGCGCGCTGGAAACCGGCAAATTCTTTCTCGACGAACATGTGGTGGTGAAGGCCGTCCGCGATGGCGCGCGGTTTGCCGCCCGGCAGAACTTTGCCAGCATGCCGTGCGACGATGCGGCGGTGAACGAACAAGCGATCAAGAACCAGGTCCGACTGGGCGAACCCGCCGTCACCGACACCAGCCGCCCGCGCCTGTCCTACTGGACCGACGACAGCACCATCGCGGTCACCATCGAATGCCATGACAACGAGGCCGATGCGGACGGCGTTCGTACCTATGCCGGACTGTACAATGGCCGCGACGACGTCCCCTATGTCACCGTTTCCGCAACGGTACCGTATCAACCGCTGGCGAGGCTGATCGGGCTCGACTTCGCCGGATTGAGCGTCACGGCATCCAACCAGGCACCGGTGGTCGGGATATGA
- a CDS encoding complex I NDUFA9 subunit family protein, with the protein MTANDWQQRIITVFGGGGFIGRYVCEALFKTGVRVRVAQRTPRDAFFLQPLAAVGQLDLVRADFTRPDSLEAAIEGAWGVINLVGAFGGKLGTLHGETPGRIAELAATRSVESLVHISAIGVAKDSASLYSRTKAEGEDKVRAAYPQATIIRPSVVFGQEDEFTNRFAGMSRLPLVPVLGGKTRFQPIYVRDLGAAIAKAAQNPGAFGGKTFELGGPDVLTMHELNRVIAEAAGRSPELIDLPDFVGDVMSRFGFLPGAPITRDQWIMLRKDNVASGPGLEAFGIQPTPLAAVAPDWLDRFNEGGRFASRRAQASVG; encoded by the coding sequence ATGACGGCGAACGACTGGCAGCAGCGGATCATCACGGTTTTCGGCGGCGGCGGCTTTATCGGTCGCTATGTCTGCGAAGCCCTGTTCAAGACCGGCGTCCGGGTCCGCGTGGCCCAGCGCACCCCGCGCGATGCTTTCTTCCTGCAGCCGCTCGCGGCGGTCGGGCAGCTCGATCTCGTCCGCGCCGATTTCACCCGTCCCGACAGCCTGGAAGCGGCGATCGAGGGGGCGTGGGGCGTGATCAATCTCGTTGGTGCGTTCGGCGGCAAGCTCGGCACGCTGCATGGCGAGACGCCGGGCCGGATCGCAGAGCTGGCGGCTACGAGGAGTGTCGAAAGCCTGGTCCACATCTCGGCCATCGGCGTCGCCAAGGACAGCGCGTCGCTCTACAGCCGGACCAAGGCCGAGGGCGAGGACAAGGTGCGCGCCGCCTATCCCCAAGCCACCATCATTCGCCCAAGCGTGGTGTTCGGGCAGGAAGACGAGTTCACCAATCGCTTCGCCGGCATGAGCCGCCTGCCGCTGGTGCCCGTGCTCGGCGGCAAGACCCGTTTCCAGCCGATCTACGTCCGCGACCTTGGCGCCGCGATCGCCAAGGCGGCTCAGAACCCCGGCGCGTTCGGCGGCAAGACCTTCGAGCTTGGCGGACCCGACGTGCTCACCATGCACGAACTCAACCGCGTGATCGCCGAGGCCGCCGGCCGGAGCCCCGAGCTAATCGACCTGCCGGACTTCGTCGGGGATGTGATGAGCCGCTTCGGCTTCCTCCCCGGCGCGCCGATCACCCGGGACCAGTGGATCATGCTGCGAAAGGACAATGTCGCGAGCGGCCCGGGGCTCGAAGCCTTCGGTATCCAGCCGACCCCGCTCGCCGCCGTGGCGCCCGACTGGCTCGACCGCTTCAACGAAGGCGGCCGCTTCGCCAGCCGCCGCGCCCAGGCGAGCGTCGGCTAA
- the cpaB gene encoding Flp pilus assembly protein CpaB has translation MKRQSVIALGVALVLGLVAVFLANTYLLSGRNAQTPDGMTKVAVANVPLEFGQDLKPEMIRLINYPTDALPAGSFRSAAELTDPKNRRVVIAPMAANEVILASKISGKGQGASIAALLPDGMRAVSVRINDVSGVAGFIQPSDSVDVLITRRISRGERDQQVTDVLLQNTRVIAMGQRAKNETGKPAVAKTATLEVSPVDAQKLALGQQVGDLSLVLRKPGEQDGLGSVQTVSLDDLRSGVLAGTYSGAMTATALAQPARPSWTRVAQRAPAPAPRRPAPRPAATPAPAPVRNSVDVVRGTAATSYEVGGISGR, from the coding sequence ATGAAGCGACAGTCAGTTATCGCTTTAGGCGTTGCCCTTGTCCTTGGGCTCGTCGCCGTATTCCTGGCCAACACCTACCTTCTCTCCGGCCGTAACGCGCAGACGCCCGACGGCATGACCAAGGTCGCCGTCGCCAATGTCCCGCTGGAGTTTGGCCAGGATTTGAAGCCGGAGATGATCCGGCTCATCAATTATCCCACCGACGCGCTTCCGGCCGGCAGCTTTCGCAGCGCCGCCGAGCTCACCGATCCCAAGAACCGCCGCGTGGTCATTGCGCCGATGGCGGCCAACGAAGTCATCCTGGCGAGCAAGATTTCGGGCAAGGGCCAGGGCGCCTCGATCGCCGCGTTGCTGCCCGACGGCATGCGCGCGGTATCGGTTCGCATCAACGACGTGTCGGGCGTTGCCGGCTTTATCCAGCCGAGCGACAGCGTCGACGTTCTCATCACCCGCCGCATCAGCCGCGGGGAGCGCGACCAGCAGGTGACCGACGTCCTGCTGCAGAACACCCGGGTCATCGCCATGGGCCAGCGCGCCAAGAACGAGACGGGCAAGCCCGCGGTGGCCAAGACCGCGACGCTGGAAGTGTCGCCGGTCGATGCCCAGAAACTCGCGCTCGGCCAGCAGGTCGGCGATCTCAGCCTCGTGCTGCGAAAGCCGGGTGAGCAGGACGGGCTGGGCAGCGTCCAGACCGTCAGCCTCGACGATCTGCGCTCGGGCGTGTTGGCCGGCACCTATAGCGGCGCGATGACCGCGACCGCGCTGGCGCAGCCGGCACGGCCCAGCTGGACCCGGGTGGCGCAGCGCGCGCCGGCACCGGCGCCGCGCCGGCCTGCGCCGCGTCCGGCCGCGACGCCCGCGCCGGCACCGGTCCGCAACAGTGTCGACGTGGTCAGGGGGACGGCGGCGACCAGCTATGAAGTGGGGGGCATCAGTGGCCGTTAA